A portion of the Methylobacterium nodulans ORS 2060 genome contains these proteins:
- the hydA gene encoding dihydropyrimidinase: MSKYDLIIRGGTVVTAADTIRADVAIHAGRIVAVADRLSGGTREIDAGGLLVMPGGIDSHVHLAQPAFGGPAMADDFESGTRSAIAGGTTTILPFALQPRGASLRQSVLDYHKEADGKSYCDYGFHLIISDPTPSVLGQELPALVADGYTSFKVFMTYDDLVLNDRQLLEVFDCARDCGALVMVHCEGYDAIRFMTEKLERAGKTAPYYHAASRPASVEREATHRAISHAELVEVPIMIVHVSGREPMEQIRWAQQKGLKVYGETCPQYIALTADDLKGLNMDESGGKYVCSPPPRDRASWDAIWEGIRTGVFQTFSSDHCPFFYEGNQGKLNPKARTSFRWVPNGIPGVETRLQILFSKGVVEGRITLNDFVALTSTNHAKMYGLYPGKGSIAPGFDADIVIWDPNRKETIRQELMHHGADYTPYEGIAVTGWPIMTILRGKLVAEEGRILGTPGRGRFLKRSLSPFAEPRHS, translated from the coding sequence ATGAGCAAATACGATCTGATCATTCGCGGTGGCACCGTGGTCACGGCAGCCGATACGATCCGGGCGGACGTGGCAATCCATGCTGGCCGAATCGTCGCCGTCGCCGACAGGCTCTCCGGCGGTACGCGCGAGATCGACGCCGGCGGCCTGCTGGTCATGCCAGGAGGTATCGACAGCCACGTCCACCTTGCTCAGCCCGCGTTCGGCGGGCCAGCGATGGCCGACGACTTCGAATCCGGAACGCGCTCGGCCATCGCCGGTGGCACGACAACGATCCTGCCCTTCGCGCTCCAACCCCGAGGCGCCTCCTTGCGACAGAGCGTCCTCGACTACCATAAGGAAGCAGACGGCAAGAGCTACTGCGATTACGGGTTCCACCTGATCATCTCGGACCCAACACCCAGCGTTCTTGGGCAGGAGCTGCCCGCCCTGGTGGCGGACGGTTATACCTCGTTCAAAGTCTTCATGACTTATGACGACTTGGTTCTGAACGATCGGCAGTTGCTTGAGGTATTCGACTGCGCGCGGGACTGTGGTGCCCTCGTCATGGTCCATTGCGAGGGCTACGACGCAATCCGCTTCATGACGGAGAAGCTCGAACGCGCAGGAAAGACCGCGCCTTACTATCACGCTGCGTCGCGTCCGGCCTCGGTCGAACGCGAGGCGACTCACCGGGCGATCAGCCACGCCGAGCTGGTCGAGGTGCCAATCATGATCGTCCACGTCTCAGGCCGCGAGCCAATGGAGCAGATCCGTTGGGCGCAGCAGAAGGGGCTGAAGGTCTATGGCGAAACCTGCCCTCAATACATCGCTCTGACTGCCGACGATCTCAAGGGCCTTAACATGGACGAGAGCGGCGGGAAGTATGTCTGCTCTCCGCCGCCGCGCGATCGCGCGAGCTGGGATGCGATCTGGGAAGGCATCCGGACGGGCGTCTTCCAGACCTTCTCCTCCGACCATTGTCCATTCTTCTACGAGGGCAATCAGGGCAAGCTGAACCCGAAGGCACGAACCTCATTCCGCTGGGTCCCGAATGGGATTCCGGGTGTCGAGACGCGGCTCCAAATTCTGTTCTCGAAGGGCGTGGTTGAAGGACGGATCACGCTCAACGACTTCGTCGCGCTGACCTCTACCAACCACGCCAAGATGTACGGCCTCTATCCGGGAAAAGGCTCCATCGCGCCGGGCTTCGATGCCGATATCGTGATCTGGGATCCGAACCGGAAGGAGACGATTCGCCAAGAGCTGATGCACCACGGCGCCGACTACACGCCCTATGAAGGAATTGCCGTCACAGGTTGGCCGATCATGACGATCTTGCGAGGGAAGCTCGTCGCGGAGGAAGGCCGTATCCTCGGAACGCCTGGCCGAGGCAGATTTCTGAAGCGGTCGCTGTCGCCCTTTGCAGAGCCGCGTCACTCGTAG
- a CDS encoding SDR family NAD(P)-dependent oxidoreductase, which translates to MTDAEPIAVDGNRRLAGQTCIVTGAASGIGRAIARVFARHGAHVVVADISETVLEGGEPTVKLIAHEGGSASFRKTDVSDATAVDALVADTSRLTGRLDVIVNNACIRHARRLAELEEGDWDRMMAVNLKGVFLCCRAAVRQMLTQEIRNEARGRIINLSSQHGMIAAPDDLAYGVGKAGIAYLTRQVAADYAADGIICNAVAPGKIVTGQGGRLLDEAVLDRARRRTPWPRFGRPDDVAQAALFLASGEASFVTGINLMVDGGWMAA; encoded by the coding sequence ATGACGGACGCAGAGCCGATCGCCGTCGACGGCAATCGCCGCCTCGCCGGCCAGACCTGCATCGTTACCGGGGCGGCCTCCGGGATCGGGCGAGCCATCGCGCGCGTGTTCGCCCGCCACGGCGCCCATGTCGTGGTCGCCGACATCTCGGAGACGGTGCTCGAAGGCGGCGAGCCGACGGTTAAGCTGATCGCCCACGAGGGCGGCAGCGCCAGCTTCCGCAAGACCGACGTCTCAGATGCCACGGCGGTGGACGCGCTCGTGGCCGACACATCGCGCCTCACCGGCCGGCTCGACGTGATCGTTAACAATGCCTGCATCCGGCATGCCCGCCGCCTCGCCGAACTCGAGGAAGGCGACTGGGACCGCATGATGGCAGTGAACCTGAAGGGCGTCTTCCTATGCTGCCGGGCCGCGGTGCGCCAGATGCTGACGCAGGAGATCCGGAACGAGGCGCGCGGGCGCATCATCAATCTCTCGTCGCAGCACGGGATGATCGCCGCGCCTGACGACCTCGCCTACGGCGTCGGCAAGGCCGGCATCGCCTACCTGACACGCCAGGTGGCGGCCGATTACGCAGCCGACGGAATCATCTGCAACGCCGTCGCGCCCGGCAAGATCGTGACCGGCCAGGGCGGCCGGCTGCTGGACGAGGCGGTGCTCGACCGCGCCCGCCGGCGCACGCCCTGGCCGCGCTTCGGTCGCCCCGACGATGTCGCGCAGGCGGCCCTGTTCCTGGCGAGCGGCGAGGCGAGCTTCGTGACCGGCATCAACCTGATGGTCGATGGCGGCTGGATGGCCGCATAG
- a CDS encoding NAD-dependent epimerase/dehydratase family protein: MTTLITGVSGFVGGALAAALVARSEDVIGVDRAPSPADPREGHGTYRFQAADLRQNGALDPILAEARVDRLIIGAAITADAARERSDPVGVITVNVAAVADAVRSAARHNVGRVLYLGSGAVYGDSAAGAGALVEDETPLRPRSLYAITKQAGEATALRLADTFGLDLVAARLGTCFGPYERDTGMRDTLSAPYQILRLAASGEPVRLPRPGRRDWLYIRDAVSGLLDAERLNHPVYNVAAGHEWPLTEWCAHVASAYSDFRWSVSGPETANVNLYDAFDRAPMSVARITADTTYRPAFDLAAVARDFLQEPFLQEPWSARQ; encoded by the coding sequence GTGACCACCCTCATCACCGGCGTCTCCGGCTTCGTGGGCGGCGCGCTTGCCGCCGCTCTCGTCGCCCGGAGCGAGGACGTGATCGGCGTGGATCGTGCCCCATCCCCGGCCGATCCTCGGGAAGGACACGGCACGTACCGGTTCCAGGCTGCCGACCTGCGCCAGAATGGAGCGCTCGACCCCATCCTCGCCGAAGCCCGTGTAGACCGGCTCATCATCGGCGCAGCGATCACGGCCGATGCCGCCCGCGAGCGCAGCGATCCGGTGGGCGTCATCACGGTCAATGTCGCCGCCGTAGCTGACGCCGTCCGCTCGGCCGCACGCCACAATGTGGGGCGTGTGCTTTATCTCGGCTCCGGCGCAGTCTACGGCGACAGCGCAGCCGGCGCGGGAGCGCTGGTTGAGGACGAGACGCCGCTCAGGCCGCGCTCGCTGTATGCAATCACCAAGCAGGCCGGCGAGGCCACGGCCCTGCGCCTCGCCGACACCTTCGGCCTGGATCTCGTCGCAGCCCGGCTCGGCACCTGCTTCGGCCCCTATGAACGCGACACGGGCATGCGCGATACCTTGAGCGCGCCCTACCAGATCCTGCGCCTTGCCGCGTCAGGCGAGCCGGTCCGGCTGCCACGCCCGGGCCGGCGCGACTGGCTCTACATTCGCGATGCGGTCTCGGGCCTGCTCGATGCCGAGCGGCTGAACCATCCCGTCTACAACGTGGCGGCGGGCCACGAATGGCCGCTGACGGAATGGTGCGCGCATGTCGCGAGCGCCTATTCAGACTTCCGCTGGTCGGTCTCGGGGCCGGAGACGGCCAACGTCAACCTCTACGATGCCTTCGACCGGGCGCCGATGAGCGTTGCCCGCATCACGGCCGACACCACCTACCGGCCAGCCTTCGACCTCGCGGCAGTCGCACGAGATTTCCTCCAAGAGCCTTTCCTCCAAGAGCCCTGGAGCGCACGGCAATGA
- a CDS encoding ABC transporter substrate-binding protein, producing MKAVRRWLACLAMIPLMAAAASAQDKPKIKLGFAKCAHCTPLVLTPEYAKDIDLEVVPFNTGNDVLTALVSKSIDVGQITYLHYATALDKGFDVMAISGQVNGGSQILLSNDLPVEPNDWAGLKTMIAERKAAGKPLKVAASRGNAQDIHMRGAFAKQGIDIAKDVEFVNIPNPSDHAQALRRGEVDLICSVEPFATQIRQVKAGKFFTYPYDQSAGELTNLMLTRSDVIVANRKGLQSTVGAIVKVDDFVAKNHDAWVGVITKVTGLDKTIAEGAIENLKPDYRMYKPQALAIAAMMKELKYISKDVSAEVSKNMDYSFLQAASGLSAADLGNK from the coding sequence ATGAAAGCAGTGCGACGCTGGTTGGCCTGCCTGGCCATGATCCCGCTCATGGCCGCCGCCGCCTCGGCCCAAGACAAACCGAAGATCAAGCTCGGCTTCGCCAAATGCGCCCATTGCACCCCGCTGGTGCTCACGCCCGAATACGCGAAGGACATCGATCTTGAGGTGGTGCCCTTTAATACGGGCAACGACGTGCTGACCGCGCTCGTCTCGAAGAGCATCGATGTCGGGCAGATCACCTACCTTCACTACGCGACCGCCCTCGACAAGGGCTTCGACGTCATGGCGATCTCCGGCCAGGTGAATGGCGGCTCGCAGATCCTGCTGAGCAACGACCTGCCGGTGGAGCCCAACGATTGGGCTGGGCTGAAGACGATGATCGCGGAGCGCAAGGCGGCCGGCAAGCCGCTGAAGGTTGCTGCGTCCCGCGGCAACGCGCAGGACATCCACATGCGCGGGGCCTTCGCCAAGCAGGGCATCGACATCGCCAAGGACGTGGAGTTCGTCAACATCCCGAACCCGTCCGATCATGCTCAGGCGCTGCGCCGCGGCGAAGTCGACCTGATCTGCTCGGTCGAGCCCTTCGCCACCCAGATTCGCCAAGTGAAAGCGGGCAAGTTCTTCACCTATCCCTACGACCAATCGGCGGGCGAGCTCACCAACCTCATGCTCACCCGGTCTGACGTGATCGTGGCCAACCGCAAGGGCCTGCAATCGACCGTCGGCGCGATCGTCAAGGTCGACGACTTCGTCGCCAAAAACCACGATGCCTGGGTCGGCGTCATCACCAAGGTGACCGGGCTCGACAAGACCATCGCCGAGGGCGCGATCGAGAACCTGAAGCCCGATTACCGGATGTACAAGCCACAGGCTCTGGCGATCGCGGCGATGATGAAGGAACTGAAGTACATCTCAAAGGACGTCTCGGCCGAAGTGTCCAAGAACATGGACTACAGCTTCCTCCAGGCCGCGTCCGGTCTGTCAGCGGCCGATCTCGGCAACAAGTAG
- a CDS encoding GntR family transcriptional regulator, producing MRAGLHERAAERLRNMIVRGDLAPGAALIEVELSEMLGISRTPIREAIKLLAQQGLVELRANRSPCVRPLRVAEIRELFEALAGIERIAAEFAAMRITEAELKRLHELQAEIVREHKAGRRDSYSAANRTIHRTIVLAARNAPLAEAHAALLSRAEQVRVFALGLEDRWEQSILEHQAILDALETRDSGQAGRLLQEHVGQTADVVAASLAGRNSPTSSAA from the coding sequence GTGCGGGCGGGTCTGCACGAGCGGGCGGCCGAACGTCTCCGCAACATGATCGTGCGCGGCGACCTGGCGCCCGGCGCAGCCTTAATCGAGGTGGAGCTTTCGGAGATGCTCGGCATCTCGCGCACGCCGATCCGGGAGGCGATCAAGCTTCTCGCCCAGCAGGGCCTCGTCGAGTTGCGGGCGAACCGCTCACCTTGCGTGCGGCCGTTGCGGGTGGCCGAGATCCGCGAACTTTTCGAGGCATTGGCCGGGATCGAGCGCATCGCGGCCGAGTTCGCCGCCATGCGCATCACGGAGGCGGAGCTCAAGCGCCTGCACGAGCTCCAGGCCGAGATCGTGCGCGAGCACAAGGCGGGGCGCCGCGACAGCTATTCGGCCGCGAACCGCACCATCCACCGCACCATCGTGCTTGCGGCGCGCAACGCGCCGCTCGCCGAGGCGCATGCCGCCCTGCTCTCGCGCGCCGAACAGGTGCGAGTCTTCGCGCTCGGGCTTGAGGATCGCTGGGAGCAGTCGATCCTCGAACACCAGGCCATCCTGGACGCGCTCGAGACGCGCGATTCGGGCCAAGCCGGCCGCCTCCTGCAAGAGCATGTCGGCCAGACGGCCGATGTGGTCGCTGCGAGCCTTGCCGGCCGAAACAGCCCGACCTCGAGCGCGGCCTGA
- a CDS encoding ABC transporter permease, with product MQTASERLPAVRHAAAWRIWSKLERVVVPVLILAGWEAFSRSGYLPQSLLPPPSAVLHALGDWVLGVDGSTQDYSGTWLRHALSSTWRVLAGFVIAGLSGILIGTAIGWSRSAEKTLEPTLQMLRPVPPVSWIPLAIIWFGIADKPAIFLVFLGAFFPTLMNTIHGVKTIDRNLIRAGAMMGATGRQLLMHIVVPAALPSIFAGLRIAIGSAWMLTVTAEMVAVKSGVGYVLWDSYYFLRYDMVIASMVSIGLLGYLSDFAIKQLMSVVLRWQRNTTVQGREG from the coding sequence ATGCAGACGGCAAGCGAGAGGCTGCCGGCCGTGCGTCATGCCGCGGCCTGGCGCATCTGGTCGAAACTGGAGCGCGTGGTCGTTCCGGTGCTCATCCTGGCGGGCTGGGAGGCGTTCTCGCGCTCCGGCTACCTGCCGCAGAGCCTGCTGCCGCCACCCTCGGCGGTGCTGCACGCGCTCGGCGACTGGGTGTTGGGCGTCGACGGCAGCACGCAGGACTATTCGGGCACTTGGCTCCGCCACGCCCTGTCGAGCACGTGGCGGGTGCTCGCCGGATTCGTGATCGCGGGCCTATCCGGCATCCTGATTGGCACTGCGATCGGCTGGTCGCGCTCCGCCGAGAAGACGCTCGAGCCGACGCTGCAGATGCTGCGCCCCGTTCCGCCGGTCTCCTGGATCCCGCTCGCGATCATCTGGTTCGGCATCGCCGACAAGCCAGCGATCTTCCTCGTGTTCCTGGGCGCCTTCTTCCCGACCCTGATGAACACGATCCACGGGGTGAAGACGATCGACCGCAACCTCATCCGCGCCGGCGCCATGATGGGCGCGACCGGCCGGCAGCTCCTCATGCACATCGTCGTGCCGGCCGCACTGCCGTCGATCTTCGCAGGCCTGCGCATCGCGATCGGGTCGGCCTGGATGCTGACGGTCACGGCCGAGATGGTCGCGGTGAAGAGCGGCGTAGGCTACGTGCTGTGGGATTCCTATTATTTCCTCCGCTACGATATGGTCATCGCCTCGATGGTGTCGATCGGCCTGCTCGGCTACCTGTCCGACTTCGCGATCAAGCAGCTGATGAGCGTCGTCCTGCGCTGGCAGCGCAACACGACCGTCCAGGGCCGGGAGGGCTGA
- a CDS encoding ABC transporter ATP-binding protein — MAEIAIRNIVKTFTDRARGREVMALDNVSLNIGDHDFVCLLGPSGCGKSTLLNMIAGFEGPSSGRVEVGGSLVTRPGADRGVVFQQPTLMPWLNVADNVAFHLKLRGVRRAERRERAQHFIDLVGLNGFEGHYPSELSGGMNQRVGIARVLLMNPRVILMDEPFAALDAQTKLDMQEELVAIWQRIRCTIVFVTHSVDEALVLGNKIAVMTRRPGRIRDYFDFDMPRPRDITSPEFNDAKRRVLGLIREEAGTSRKAA, encoded by the coding sequence ATGGCCGAGATCGCGATCCGCAACATCGTCAAGACCTTTACGGACCGCGCGCGCGGCCGCGAGGTGATGGCGCTCGACAATGTCAGCCTGAATATCGGCGACCACGACTTCGTCTGCCTGCTCGGCCCGTCCGGCTGCGGGAAGTCGACGCTGCTCAACATGATCGCCGGCTTCGAGGGGCCGAGCTCGGGGCGGGTCGAGGTCGGCGGCAGTCTGGTCACGAGGCCCGGCGCGGATCGCGGCGTCGTGTTCCAGCAGCCGACGCTGATGCCGTGGCTGAATGTGGCCGACAACGTCGCCTTCCACCTCAAACTCAGGGGCGTCCGCCGCGCCGAGCGGCGCGAGCGCGCGCAGCACTTCATCGACCTCGTGGGGCTCAACGGCTTCGAGGGGCATTATCCCTCGGAACTCTCCGGCGGCATGAACCAGCGCGTCGGCATCGCCCGTGTGCTCCTGATGAACCCGCGCGTGATCCTGATGGACGAGCCCTTCGCGGCGCTTGACGCGCAGACCAAGCTTGACATGCAGGAGGAGCTCGTCGCCATCTGGCAGCGTATCAGGTGCACGATCGTGTTCGTGACGCACAGCGTCGACGAGGCGCTCGTGCTCGGCAATAAGATCGCCGTGATGACTCGCCGGCCGGGCCGCATCCGCGACTATTTCGACTTCGACATGCCGCGGCCGCGCGACATCACCTCGCCGGAGTTCAACGATGCCAAGCGGCGCGTGCTCGGGCTCATCCGCGAAGAGGCCGGCACGAGCCGTAAGGCGGCCTGA
- a CDS encoding amidohydrolase family protein produces MAAGAMTDKGDPRQACDLLLTGGTVLTLDAEDRIVADGAVVDGRIAAIASADRLGLGEKIGSLAVGKRADILVMDTDAPTMAPLIDGWGILVYGANGMNVRSVVVNGRLVLEDGTLLTADGPAIVREAQAVAENLWSRAGQRPITGPAHRPAH; encoded by the coding sequence GTGGCGGCTGGGGCTATGACGGACAAGGGCGATCCGCGCCAAGCCTGCGACCTCCTGCTCACGGGCGGCACAGTCCTGACGCTCGACGCCGAGGACCGGATCGTGGCCGACGGCGCCGTCGTGGATGGCCGGATCGCTGCGATCGCGAGCGCCGACCGCCTGGGTCTCGGCGAGAAGATCGGCTCGCTCGCGGTCGGAAAGCGCGCCGACATCCTGGTGATGGACACCGATGCGCCCACCATGGCGCCGCTGATCGATGGCTGGGGCATCCTCGTCTATGGCGCCAACGGCATGAACGTGCGCAGCGTCGTCGTGAACGGCCGCCTCGTCCTTGAGGACGGCACGCTGCTGACCGCCGACGGTCCTGCCATCGTCCGCGAGGCCCAGGCCGTCGCGGAGAACCTCTGGAGCCGTGCCGGCCAGCGCCCGATCACCGGGCCGGCCCACCGGCCCGCCCACTAG
- a CDS encoding maleate cis-trans isomerase family protein, with amino-acid sequence MTVSHAPKPIRLGMLTPSSNTVLEPVLARMTAQTDISVHYSRFRVTEISLSQQGLGQFAFDAMVQAAELLAHAKVDVIAWNGTSAGWLGFPQDEELCARITATTGILATSSVLAFRDAFRSLGTKRVGLVTPYTTDVQRRITANWEAAGFPCTAERHLGLADNFSFAETTGEVIADLVRQVARDGCEAAAIVCTNMRGAAVAPMLERELGIPVIDSVAVTLWASLRLIGAATGDFVDWGQIFSISNAASGASLNVKAIA; translated from the coding sequence ATGACCGTTTCTCATGCGCCCAAGCCCATCCGGCTTGGCATGTTGACGCCGTCCTCCAACACCGTGCTCGAGCCCGTGCTCGCGCGGATGACGGCACAGACCGATATCAGCGTTCATTACAGCCGCTTCCGCGTCACCGAGATCTCGCTCTCACAGCAGGGGCTCGGGCAATTCGCCTTCGACGCCATGGTGCAGGCGGCCGAGTTGCTGGCCCATGCCAAGGTCGACGTCATCGCCTGGAACGGCACCTCGGCCGGCTGGCTCGGCTTCCCGCAGGACGAGGAACTCTGCGCCCGCATCACGGCCACGACCGGCATCCTGGCGACGAGCTCGGTCCTGGCCTTCCGCGATGCCTTCCGCAGCCTCGGGACGAAGCGGGTCGGGCTCGTGACGCCCTATACGACCGATGTGCAGCGGCGAATCACGGCGAACTGGGAGGCGGCTGGCTTTCCGTGCACGGCGGAGCGGCATCTGGGCCTCGCCGACAACTTTTCCTTCGCCGAGACCACCGGGGAGGTGATCGCGGACCTTGTTCGGCAGGTCGCCCGGGACGGGTGCGAGGCGGCGGCGATCGTGTGCACCAACATGCGCGGCGCCGCGGTCGCGCCTATGCTTGAACGGGAGCTCGGCATCCCCGTCATCGATTCCGTCGCCGTGACGCTCTGGGCGAGCCTGCGCCTGATCGGTGCCGCAACGGGTGACTTCGTCGACTGGGGCCAGATCTTCTCTATCTCAAACGCAGCATCGGGCGCGAGCCTCAACGTCAAGGCCATTGCGTGA
- a CDS encoding aspartate/glutamate racemase family protein produces MTGPRILLLNPNTSAEMTERMLAAGQSAAAPGTTLVPLTAGRGVPYIATRAEAQIGGAIALEMLAEHHREVDAAIIAAFGDPGLFGARELFDIPVVGLAEAAMLTACMLGRRFAIVSFARALGPWYEECVAMHGLAGRCAGIRLLDSPFQQVAEVQEEKEDLLVQLANKSVREDEADVVILAGAPLSGLAAKVAHRILVPVVDQVAAAVKQAEALLALKPRKATEGTFKRPPAKRVIGLPDSLAARITHSDGNFET; encoded by the coding sequence GTGACCGGCCCGCGGATTCTGCTCCTCAATCCGAACACCTCCGCCGAGATGACGGAGCGGATGCTTGCGGCCGGCCAATCGGCGGCGGCACCCGGAACGACCCTTGTGCCGCTAACGGCCGGCCGCGGCGTGCCCTACATCGCGACGCGGGCCGAGGCGCAGATCGGGGGCGCGATCGCGCTCGAAATGCTGGCCGAGCATCATCGCGAGGTCGACGCGGCCATCATCGCAGCCTTCGGTGATCCGGGCCTCTTCGGCGCGCGGGAACTCTTCGACATCCCGGTCGTCGGGCTGGCCGAAGCCGCCATGCTGACCGCCTGCATGCTCGGGCGCCGCTTCGCGATCGTCAGCTTCGCCCGCGCGCTCGGCCCCTGGTACGAGGAATGCGTGGCGATGCACGGGCTCGCCGGCCGCTGCGCCGGTATCCGCCTGCTCGACAGCCCCTTCCAGCAAGTGGCCGAGGTGCAGGAAGAGAAGGAGGACCTTCTCGTTCAACTGGCCAACAAGTCCGTCCGCGAGGACGAGGCCGATGTCGTGATCCTGGCCGGGGCGCCGCTGTCGGGGCTCGCCGCCAAAGTGGCCCACCGCATTCTGGTGCCGGTCGTCGACCAGGTGGCGGCCGCCGTGAAGCAGGCCGAGGCGCTTCTTGCGCTCAAGCCCCGCAAGGCGACCGAAGGCACATTCAAACGCCCGCCCGCCAAGCGCGTGATCGGGCTGCCCGACTCGCTCGCCGCCCGCATCACACATTCTGACGGCAACTTCGAGACTTAG
- a CDS encoding transposase, producing the protein MWTDRHRTRHEARLKDMLMPAGLDEVARFLARADPPGRANAQPARWVLAAVAWHLRVGGAWRALPAGLPPWRTVCGWFRRWIDKGLFARLMRALARRQRRRCGRRSAPGDHRHAKRQVHRRARPARR; encoded by the coding sequence ATGTGGACGGACCGGCATCGGACGCGTCATGAGGCGCGTCTGAAGGACATGCTGATGCCGGCGGGCCTGGACGAGGTGGCCCGGTTCCTGGCGCGGGCGGACCCGCCGGGCCGCGCGAACGCACAGCCTGCGCGATGGGTGCTCGCGGCGGTCGCCTGGCACCTGCGGGTCGGCGGTGCGTGGCGGGCGCTGCCGGCGGGCTTGCCGCCCTGGCGCACGGTCTGCGGCTGGTTCCGGCGCTGGATCGACAAGGGCCTGTTCGCGCGCCTGATGCGAGCTCTGGCCCGCCGCCAGCGCCGCCGCTGCGGTCGCCGGTCCGCGCCTGGCGATCATCGACACGCAAAGCGTCAGGTGCATCGGCGTGCGCGGCCCGCGCGGCGATGA
- a CDS encoding transposase, giving the protein MRGPRGDDGAKKRVGRTRVALVDGEGHILALAVVPAHGQGRDPLPALDTGKVEWTSLRLAILAGAFTAERCEDGCHRHGMRCRVVEMDPDQKGFVVLERRWLVERTFGWFSHGGGLHRERAGRLDGATGRRACVASLMAANALNNPARDHALKQALRGRSG; this is encoded by the coding sequence GTGCGCGGCCCGCGCGGCGATGACGGGGCCAAGAAGCGGGTCGGGCGCACGCGCGTGGCGCTGGTGGATGGCGAGGGACATATCCTGGCACTGGCCGTCGTGCCGGCCCATGGGCAGGGTCGCGACCCGCTGCCCGCGCTCGACACCGGCAAGGTCGAGTGGACGAGCCTGCGCCTGGCCATCCTGGCCGGAGCCTTCACGGCCGAGCGTTGCGAGGACGGGTGCCATCGGCATGGCATGCGTTGCCGCGTCGTCGAGATGGACCCGGATCAGAAGGGCTTTGTCGTGCTGGAGCGCCGCTGGCTCGTCGAGCGGACCTTCGGCTGGTTCAGCCACGGGGGCGGTCTCCACCGCGAGCGCGCCGGTCGCCTAGATGGCGCAACCGGCCGCCGCGCCTGCGTCGCCAGCCTCATGGCTGCCAACGCCCTCAACAATCCAGCCCGAGATCACGCCCTCAAACAGGCTCTAAGAGGTCGATCAGGCTGA
- a CDS encoding electron transfer flavoprotein subunit alpha/FixB family protein, with protein MATLLLVEHAHGAPKDGSLKALTAARQLGAPVHALVTGAGSRPAAEATARLEGVEKVLLAENAAFDHLLAEPTAALLAELAAGYDAVIAAASTEGKNVLPRVAALLDVAQVSDITKVVAPDTFERPIYAGNAIQTVQVSEPKKVITVRTAAFKAAEAGGAPAPIEAAAAAVAPEVKSAFKGEEIAQSDRPELASARIVVSGGRSLGSAEKFRELIEPLADALGAAVGASRAAVDAGYAPNDWQVGQTGKVVAPELYVAVGISGAIQHLAGMKDSKVIVAINKDEEAPIFQVADYGLVGDLFQIVPELMDAIEHGR; from the coding sequence ATGGCCACCCTGCTTCTCGTCGAGCACGCCCACGGCGCGCCCAAGGACGGTTCCCTGAAGGCGCTCACCGCCGCCCGGCAGCTCGGCGCCCCGGTCCACGCCCTGGTGACCGGCGCCGGCAGCCGGCCGGCGGCCGAGGCCACCGCCCGGCTTGAGGGTGTCGAAAAAGTGCTGCTGGCCGAGAACGCCGCCTTCGACCACCTGCTGGCCGAGCCGACCGCGGCGCTGCTTGCCGAGCTGGCGGCGGGCTACGACGCGGTGATCGCGGCGGCGAGCACCGAGGGCAAGAACGTGCTGCCGCGCGTCGCCGCGCTGCTCGACGTGGCGCAGGTCTCGGACATCACCAAGGTGGTGGCGCCCGACACCTTCGAGCGGCCGATCTATGCCGGCAACGCGATCCAGACCGTGCAGGTGAGCGAGCCGAAAAAGGTGATCACGGTGCGCACCGCCGCCTTCAAGGCGGCCGAGGCGGGCGGCGCGCCAGCCCCGATCGAGGCGGCGGCAGCGGCAGTGGCGCCGGAGGTGAAGTCGGCGTTCAAGGGCGAGGAGATCGCCCAGTCGGACCGGCCGGAGCTGGCCTCGGCCCGGATCGTGGTGTCGGGCGGGCGCTCGCTGGGCTCGGCGGAGAAGTTCAGGGAGCTGATCGAGCCGCTGGCGGATGCGCTGGGGGCGGCGGTGGGGGCCTCGCGGGCGGCGGTGGATGCGGGCTACGCGCCGAACGACTGGCAGGTGGGCCAGACCGGCAAGGTGGTGGCGCCGGAGCTCTATGTGGCGGTGGGGATCTCGGGGGCGATCCAGCATCTGGCGGGGATGAAGGATTCCAAGGTGATCGTGGCGATCAACAAGGACGAGGAGGCGCCGATCTTTCAGGTGGCGGATTACGGCCTGGTCGGCGACCTGTTCCAGATCGTGCCTGAACTTATGGACGCGATCGAACACGGACGCTGA